A section of the Lineus longissimus chromosome 1, tnLinLong1.2, whole genome shotgun sequence genome encodes:
- the LOC135499653 gene encoding coilin-like, whose amino-acid sequence MSAIRVRLSFENYSSLFGTPSPSCWFLIDTESNTTISDLENSIKSRFNINQQLDIGLTLDKFLLPSHEKILILRDNDSVRVKIHAVVCEPPFDASSGAVQSNTSGTPDNRERLCQQTQVVVSPHSISSRETRCYGSVEKQKKKKKNKKELNVRDIKEGSNVDEPLIKKGSSKSKVDTKKLKANKETRKRKRCSSEENPGKKVKKCQNASPKLAISESVPKVHSKFKKELVISSSESSSEEEVVPITKSKSVNITRGTTKTVSKVVTTPKTLSKTTETSSSSCSSSVEEEVERQGLGFKGKFKGKNSVASDDSEAERKAAANAEAERQLEELLSRVDAKTKARRRRRKRDNQKRRRRSKIDNPDHVNAVNEIHASESLREPGRAHVPNSSLPDNGSLHVSENYYNGAEMVANGEVGATCKAATLDVVNGLEDHNIVGSSPRNEPGLNGKNGKDCKRDNNVKKNRYHEKTKEEQLNSSYTNCSYVYEYPAHEDMQEEEPELKLESEPKDYSGFPLSEGLPKQGDKIAYKVLELSETYTPEVSSYKECEILVADAVTRTLVVKLILQPKVKNVGKFDIIDEDYDTTGPSSDEMMSLAWSSLIEPRLIS is encoded by the exons ATGTCAGCGATTCGCGTGCGCTTGAGTTTTGAGAATTATTCTTCACTTTTCGGCACTCCCAGCCCCTCTTGCTGGTTTTTGATAGATACAGAAAGTAACACCACAATCAGTGATTTAGAAAATAGCATCAAGTCACGATTTAACATCAACCAGCAGTTAGATATTGGGTTGACATTGGACAAATTCCTGCTTCCATCACACGAAAAAATCCTCATCTTGAGAGATAATGATTCTGTCAG AGTGAAAATCCATGCTGTTGTCTGTGAACCACCCTTTGATGCCAGCTCTGGAGCTGTACAGAGCAACACTAGTGGTACTCCAGATAACAGAGAGAGGCTGTGCCAACAGACACAAGTAGTTGTTTCACCTCATTCTATTTCATCCAGGGAAACCAGATGTTATGGCTCAGTtgagaaacaaaagaaaaagaaaaaaaataagaaagaaCTGAATGTGCGGGACATTAAAGAAGGCAGTAATGTAGATGAACCTCTGATCAAAAAAggatcatcaaaatcaaaagttgaCACTAAAAAGTTAAAAGCAAACAAAGAAACTAGAAAGAGGAAGCGTTGTTCCTCTGAAGAAAACCCTGGAAAGAAGGTTAAGAAATGTCAAAATGCCAGTCCAAAACTAGCCATATCTGAATCTGTGCCTAAGGTTCATTCTAAGTTTAAGAAGGAACTTGTGATTTCCTCCTCAGAATCTAGTTCTGAAGAGGAAGTTGTTCCGATAACAAAGTCAAAAAGTGTGAACATTACACGAGGTACAACTAAGACTGTATCCAAGGTTGTAACAACACCAAAGACTTTATCCAAAACTACAGAAACCAGCTCATCATCATGCTCTTCTTCTGTCGAAGAGGAAGTGGAAAGACAAGGACTTGGGTTCAAAGGGAAGTTTAAAGGAAAGAATTCTGTCGCCAGTGATGATTCGGAGGCAGAACGAAAAGCTGCAGCAAATGCTGAGGCTGAGCGCCAACTGGAGGAGCTGTTGTCTCGTGTTGATGCTAAGACAAAAGCTCGGCGTCGAAGAAGGAAACGAGACAACCAgaaaaggaggaggaggagtaAAATAGATAATCCTGATCATGTTAATGCTGTAAATGAGATTCATGCCTCTGAGTCATTGAGAGAACCGGGACGTGCACATGTCCCCAATTCCAGTCTACCTGACAATGGTTCACTACATGTATCGGAGAACTATTACAATGGTGCCGAAATGGTAGCAAATGGTGAGGTGGGGGCAACTTGTAAGGCAGCTACTTTGGATGTTGTCAATGGACTTGAGGACCATAATATTGTTGGCAGCTCCCCTCGGAATGAACCTGGTCTTAATGGTAAAAATGGCAAGGACTGCAAGAGAGACAATAATGTTAAAAAGAATCGGTACCATGAGAAGACGAAAGAGGAGCAGCTCAACTCGTCATACACTAACTGTTCGTATGTTTATGAG TATCCAGCTCATGAAGACATGCAAGAGGAAGAGCCTGAACTCAAACTAGAATCAGAACCTAAAGATTACTCAGGATTTCCACTGTCGGAAGGTCTGCCCAAGCAAGGGGATAAAATTGCTTACAAG GTCCTCGAATTATCAGAGACATACACTCCAGAAGTCTCTTCCTACAAAGAATGTGAAATCTTAGTGGCAGATGCAGTTACTAGGACATTGGTTGTCAAATTGATCCTACAGCCAAAAG TTAAGAATGTTGGcaagtttgatatcattgaTGAGGACTACGACACCACTGGGCCAAGCTCAGATGAGATG ATGTCCCTGGCTTGGAGTTCTTTGATTGAACCAAGGTTGATCTCATAA
- the LOC135499724 gene encoding centromere protein M-like gives MANSAAVLAPHRKLRDMHAVTILFVGSESINVNILAKAVMERSGKRYDKVNFNINCRTAVKLPLPADPDNKRPNIDYIVFLTDNNKDSFANMKRSLRYLDVEFFLGKMSLVLVSKPSDIESEVTMITEDNLHNLADTCRTTPLFVDLENAEDTKAVADILLYTIEIAAGFKQGVSSLLLMGSRRPYNRFEEL, from the exons ATGGCAAATTCTGCTGCAGTTCTTGCTCCACATCGAAAATTACGCGATATGCACGCAGTTACCATCCTT tttgtAGGAAGTGAATCCATCAATGTCAACATTCTAGCAAAAGCTGTTATGGAGAGGTCTGGGAAAAGATACGACAAGGTCAACTTTAACATAAATTG CCGAACGGCAGTGAAACTCCCTCTACCCGCAGACCCTGACAACAAAAGGCCAAACATTGACTACATTGTTTTCCTCACTGACAACAACAAGGACAGTTTTGCCAACATGAAGAGAAGTCTCCGGTATCTAGATGTGGAGTTCTTCCTTGGCAAGATGAGCTTGGTACTTGTGTCTA AGCCTAGTGACATAGAATCTGAGGTTACTATGATTACAGAAGACAATCTTCATAATCTTGCAGACACGTGCAGAACAACTCCCTTGTTTGTAGATTTAGAG AATGCAGAAGACACGAAGGCAGTTGCAGATATATTACTCTACACGATTGAGATCGCAGCTGGATTCAAGCAAGGTGTATCCTCGTTACTTCTCATGGGCTCTAGAAGACCTTACAATAGATTTGAAGAACTGTAA